A window from Candidatus Bathyarchaeota archaeon encodes these proteins:
- a CDS encoding DUF262 domain-containing protein, which produces MSLKTYAMQNNAILGLNLITDQIEFTPTYQRNSDVWDKEKRQLFIDSILNHFDIPKIYFHDISAQHRKLPNGKELKYAIIDGKQRMETILQFMADSFPLADDFVYYEEPKIKPLGLTYSEIAKKYPEIKTRFDCYTLPIIIVETDDTELIDEMFSRLNEAVALSSAEKRNALGGPIPKFINELAGHPFFTSKVNFSNKRYQHKETAAKLLFLEDTIYYQRRIIDTKRAFLDAFVKEYKRRQVRAQQKIVAKDPKILLDAVRDRLDRLDKVFLNKDPLLSQQGIVIIYYLLMRKADKCHNSEIITRDKLENFNLLVFNNKIVAEHEISEADFDYLEFDRLSMQGSNDANSIKERLRIISSFFGLE; this is translated from the coding sequence ATGAGCCTGAAAACTTACGCTATGCAAAACAATGCGATTTTGGGTTTAAATCTTATTACCGACCAGATCGAATTTACCCCGACTTATCAGCGAAATAGCGATGTTTGGGATAAAGAAAAAAGGCAATTATTCATTGACTCAATATTGAATCATTTTGATATTCCAAAAATATATTTCCATGACATAAGTGCTCAACATCGAAAACTTCCAAACGGGAAGGAACTAAAATACGCAATTATCGATGGAAAACAAAGGATGGAGACTATCCTTCAATTTATGGCTGACAGTTTCCCTCTCGCAGACGATTTCGTTTACTATGAAGAACCCAAAATCAAACCTTTAGGTTTGACGTATTCTGAAATAGCCAAGAAATATCCAGAAATCAAAACAAGATTTGATTGCTATACATTACCCATAATTATTGTTGAAACTGATGATACTGAACTCATCGATGAAATGTTTTCTCGGTTGAACGAAGCGGTAGCACTAAGTTCTGCTGAGAAGAGAAACGCTTTAGGTGGTCCAATACCGAAATTCATTAATGAGCTTGCAGGCCACCCCTTCTTTACAAGTAAAGTTAATTTTTCAAACAAGCGATATCAGCATAAAGAAACTGCTGCTAAGCTACTATTCCTTGAAGATACTATTTATTACCAAAGGAGAATAATCGATACCAAGAGAGCATTTCTTGATGCGTTTGTAAAAGAGTATAAAAGAAGACAAGTTAGAGCTCAACAAAAAATAGTAGCTAAAGACCCAAAAATATTACTTGATGCAGTCAGGGATAGGCTAGATAGACTTGACAAAGTGTTTCTAAATAAAGACCCATTACTCAGCCAGCAAGGCATCGTTATTATTTACTACCTGCTCATGAGGAAAGCCGATAAATGTCATAATTCTGAAATAATAACACGAGACAAGCTGGAGAACTTCAACCTCTTAGTATTTAATAACAAAATTGTGGCTGAACATGAGATCAGTGAGGCTGACTTTGACTACCTTGAATTCGACAGATTATCAATGCAAGGTTCAAATGATGCTAATTCAATAAAGGAAAGGCTTAGAATAATAAGTTCATTTTTTGGACTTGAGTAG